Proteins encoded by one window of Labilithrix sp.:
- a CDS encoding response regulator transcription factor codes for MPRVLVLDGFDESRESTVGVLRSAGFSVVGAAEEDEALEALAKSGVDLVLLDLPVAETIEAASAIRSQCGATTPKILAIIDPTDTAEREGARAAGIDFLILRPCPPLQLVKQARRFLL; via the coding sequence ATGCCCCGCGTCCTCGTGCTGGATGGCTTTGACGAGAGCCGTGAGAGCACCGTCGGCGTTCTTCGTTCGGCTGGCTTCTCGGTCGTCGGGGCAGCCGAAGAGGACGAAGCTCTCGAAGCCCTCGCGAAGAGCGGGGTGGATTTGGTGCTGCTCGACCTTCCCGTCGCCGAGACCATCGAGGCAGCGTCAGCGATCCGTTCGCAGTGTGGAGCTACGACGCCGAAGATCCTTGCGATCATCGACCCCACCGATACGGCGGAAAGGGAGGGCGCTCGCGCAGCGGGCATCGACTTCCTCATTCTGCGACCCTGTCCGCCGTTGCAGCTCGTGAA